The proteins below come from a single Haemorhous mexicanus isolate bHaeMex1 chromosome 20, bHaeMex1.pri, whole genome shotgun sequence genomic window:
- the SSTR2 gene encoding somatostatin receptor type 2: MEYELPNATAFWFSPASPFDNFSLEAPTNTSQNATGQHFDLTSNAILTFIYFVVCIVGLCGNTLVIYVILRYAKMKTITNIYILNLAIADELFMLGLPFLAMQVALVHWPFGKALCRIVMTVDGINQFTSIFCLTVMSVDRYLAVVHPIKSAKWRRPRTAKMINVAVWGVSLLVIMPIMIYAGVQHNHGRSSCTIIWPGESGAWYTGFIIYAFILGFLVPLTIICLCYLFIIIKVKSSGIRVGSSKRKKSEKKVTRMVSIVVAVFIFCWLPFYIFNVSSVSVMIVPTPVLKGMFDFVVVLSYANSCANPILYAFLSDNFKKSFQNVLCLVKVSGMDEADRSDSKQDKSRLNETTETQRTLLNGDLQTSI; this comes from the coding sequence ATGGAGTACGAGCTGCCCAACGCCACCGCCTTCTGGTTCTCCCCGGCCTCCCCCTTCGACAACTTCTCCCTGGAGGCTCCCACCAACACCTCCCAGAACGCCACGGGCCAGCACTTCGACCTGACCAGCAACGCCATCCTCACCTTCATCTACTTCGTGGTGTGCATCGTCGGGCTGTGCGGCAACACGCTGGTCATCTACGTCATCCTGCGCTACGCCAAGATGAAAACCATCACCAACATCTACATCCTCAACCTGGCCATCGCCGACGAGCTCTTCATGCTCGGCCTGCCCTTCCTGGCCATGCAGGTGGCCCTGGTGCACTGGCCCTTCGGCAAAGCCCTCTGCAGGATCGTCATGACCGTGGATGGCATCAACCAGTTCACCAGCATCTTCTGCCTGACGGTGATGAGCGTCGACCGGTACCTGGCCGTGGTCCATCCCATCAAATCTGCCAAGTGGAGGCGGCCCAGGACAGCCAAAATGATCAACGTGGCCGTCTGGGGCGTCTCCCTGCTGGTGATCATGCCCATCATGATTTATGCCGGGGTGCAGCACAACCACGGCAGGAGTAGCTGCACCATCATCTGGCCGGGAGAGTCGGGCGCCTGGTACACGGGGTTCATCATCTACGCCTTCATCCTGGGCTTCCTGGTGCCTCTCACCATCATCTGCCTTTGCTACCTGTTCATCATCATCAAAGTCAAGTCCTCGGGCATCAGGGTGGGCTCCTCCAAGAGGAAAAAGTCCGAGAAGAAAGTCACCAGGATGGTGTCCATCGTGGTGGCCGTCTTCATCTTCTGCTGGCTCCCCTTCTACATCTTCAACGTCTCCTCCGTGTCCGTCATGATCGTGCCCACGCCCGTCCTCAAGGGCATGTTCGACTTCGTGGTGGTGCTGAGCTACGCCAACAGCTGTGCCAACCCCATCCTCTACGCCTTCCTGTCCGACAACTTCAAGAAGAGCTTTCAGAACGTCCTGTGCCTGGTGAAGGTCAGCGGCATGGACGAGGCCGACCGCAGCGACAGCAAGCAGGACAAATCCCGCCTCAATGAGACCACGGAAACGCAGAGGACCCTGCTCAACGGCGACCTGCAGACGAGCATctga